Within the Salarias fasciatus chromosome 2, fSalaFa1.1, whole genome shotgun sequence genome, the region TCATTTTCCTGAGCGCCTGGCGGCCTATTTCCTCATGTCAGAGCTCTCCGTGGAGAGAGCCAACATGGCGCACGGAGTCTGGTTTTGACCAGAGAcgaggccgtgtgtgtgtgtgtgtgtgtgtgtgtgtggttagcAGCGCATTGTGGCGGCTTGTGCGCTGCCGTGCCGCTCCTGCACGCGCAGGCCCCGGCTCTGTTCCTGCAGGCAGACAATGGACTGCAGGACATAAACCACCCGCGTTTATAACGCCGGGCCGGCTCTTAATTGGCTGTTATGGCCATTATTACCATTTATCAGTGACTTTAAAAAACTTCACCTGGGTGCACacgcgtgcgtgcatgcgtgcgtgcatgtatgcgtgtgtgtgtctgcgcgcgCGCGCCTCAGCCTGCCTTGCCTGCCTGCCTTGTGAGCGTGCTGGTGTGTAGGGTGAGTGTCACGGCCCTCTGCAGACGGGGGGTTGGGTAGCAGTGCCGATTGGTTGCAGCTCACCAACACAGTCAGTCTGGGCTTGTTTTAACATAACCGGGGGCACTTCGACAGAAACCCTGTAGTAAATAAGCCGCTGTGGCTGTGAGGGGACCGGCTGTGACACGCTGCATTTCGCCGCTCCAAGATGTTGCAGCAAAACGGAGATTTacttattttgtatttaagatgacagtttttgttttttgttttttttcctgagggcCGCCGTTGATGAGGCGATGAAGTGCCGAGAATGAGAGCCGTGCCTTGGCCTACTGCTAGAGCCGCTGCAGCTGGGACTGAGCGCGTCTGCTCTCACAAACCGAGGAAAACACTCGCTCCGTGACACTTGATCACACATCCGCCGCTGGTTTCACGCTGACCGACCTCCAAATGGTGAGTTTCGTCGCGTTTCTCCACATGTTGATAGTGTAGTGAACTTAGTGGCGATCGGCCCctctctttttgtgtgtgtgtgtgtgagagagtgtgtgagcgagtgtgtgtgtgtgtgtgtgtgtgtgtgagttaatCGTAGCTTCCTATGTCGGTGTGCGGCTGTAGCCTGTTTGTGTGAGCcactcagtgtttgtgtgatggCTCAGTGTCACGGCTCCTGTCTTCACTGTGTTAGTTGGCGGTACGCTGAGCCTCTCTCTCCAGACAAAAGCGGCGGTGTTTCCTGATAGTTTGTGAATGAAACGTGTGATCGCAGCGGACCAGCGGCTAGGTGTTTTGTCTTCTACTGTCCGACTGGCCTCCAGAATGGAGGCCATGCAATGTCGGCTTATTAGTGTGTGAGCGTGAGTGTGAGCTGACTGGTATGCTCCTTCGTGTATTTAGGTTACAATCGGACTGGAAATGATTGCCACTGTGCTATTTCTGAAATGTATCCACGCGCCTGTCAGCATGCTTACTTGTGTTGTTTTGTATACAAATGAAAACAGCCCGGCGCACTGTGTTTGATTGAAACTTGAAGACTCTCTTTCCCTCATTTAACCCTGCTTGTGCTTGTCTTTGACAGGATATAGACATGACAACATGAATCAGTCGTACAGACCGGGTCTTAGGGTGGGCTCAGTGTTTGACTCAAGCCAACCAGAGAGGCCCCACAATGGCCTTGTTAGCACTTCCTTTGGAAGCCAGTGTGGCTCTGCGAGGCGAGGGTCCAGCCAGGCATCGGCCGTGCAGCTGCCGACCTCCAGCCTCAAGCAGCCCGCTTTTCTGGGCTTCGGTCAGCCGGACCGGTACCTGCAGAGGAGGCCCCCGGACCTGGACCACGCCGTCAGCAGACTGGACTTAGAGAGGGACCTCCATCCCAGGGGCAGCTTGCACTGTGCGAGCCCCATCAGTGACGACGATGGGTTCGAGGCGCCGACGGTTGAGTTGCCCCCTTCCCCGGGCAACGACGACATGGAGTCTTTTGACACTCTGCAGGACGTGAGCAGGAACGGCTTCTCCCCTCACAGTTCTGACAGCTTCGAACACTGTTCTCCAATCCCAAATGGTTACCTGCATTTTGAGTCAACACTATTTGACAGCAGTGAGattaaggaggaggaggaggacgatgagGGGGAGCATGCCAACAGGGAGGACCTTGTGACTTTTCACCACTCCCCAAAGTTGAATCAGGCTCGAACTGTTACAGAGAGCAAGAGCACATGCAACTCAGGCACGGATAAGAGGATGTACAAACCTACGGTGTTCAATCTGATGTCCAAAACGATATCTGAACTCAACCCTACACTAAGTCCCAGCGCTCTGCCTGAAATCACTATGAGGAATGAGTGGAGCGCGGGCGAGGAGTCGGACAGCGATGGTGAGCTTACCTCTCCGGTTGACCCTGGACTTATCTCACCTGCGGGCACTAATTCAAATGTGAGTATTAAGTTGAAGAAATTCCCTCTGGgtttaataaagtatttctgttctaTTAAGCACCACATATACTTTATTTAAAACTCATGTACACCGAGAGATGTGCTGGTGTATTTACATCATAGGTTTGAATAGAAACAATCATGTATTATGTTTATAATGTTTACCCTTTTCAATGTGGTTAGATCGTATTTTCAAATTGTAAACATGTATAACAGTGGTGTTCAAACTTAATACCAGCAAGTCACACCTTGCAGGTTTTCAAATAAGCTACcatattgtttgtgttgtttacgCATGACAGGAATTTTGATTTTGAGAAAACAGATTCAGAACAGTAGTAATTCAGACTAATTTCACACTCATTTTGTTGTTTAGTCCAACAGCCCAAAGAAAAAACCTATTCCTCCAGTGAAATACTTGGATGGGGACTTGGTGTGGGCAAAATTTAACAGACGACCCTGGTGGCCATGCCAGATCACCTGCGATGTGGACCAGGGGACTCACACAAAGATGAAAGGTAATGTTTATATAGGAGTGAAaggcgttttcaacctttaccTCGTAGATCAGCATAAGTTCTAAGAGTTGTTTAAGCTGAATGGGAATTCAATGGAGgaatatttttctcatttttttgtaGTTCCTAGTCCTCGTCCTGTCCGGGTGTATTTTCTCGGGACACTTGGGGAGGTTACTGAACGTGCCTGGGTCGCAGGGAACGCCATTTTCCCTTTTGAAGGAGGCCATCAGTTTGAAGAGCTTCCTGTGCTCAGGCGTAGAGGcaagcagaaggagaaggactACAAGTACACGGTAAACTGTTgattaaatacaacaaaatatcCTGTTAACTtactttaaaaagtaattttaatgtgaattttgttGTTTGCAGATACCCAAAAGCTTGCTGACTGCGTGGAAAGTCAGTGTGGCGGAAGCTGAGTATCTTCGGACTGTCCGGCAAAGCAATAGTAATAGTGCACTTTCAGCGTCCGTCAATGGAGAGGAGCGTTTACCCAGCCCGCTCCCCACGGAAACGCCACCCGAGGTTCCCTCCGTGCACCCGACTCGATCCCCGTCACCCTGCACGTCCCCCAACGGGAAGGAGCACCGCCTCTTCAAAAACTCAACTCCCCTTCCCAACAAGAGTAACACttgcaagaagaaaaagaaatgtttatcGGACATATTTGGCCACATAGTCGGTGGGTCAAGGGAATCCTCTACcatcacaaacatgacttgCCAGACTCCTACAGCAACTCGTGCACTGAAAGAAGAGCCAAAGGACTCGCCGTACGCAGACCTGGAGTCAGTTCCAATGCTGCATCGTCCAAAACGCACAGCGGTGTCCCCACTTCTGGATACAAACACACTGGTCAGAAAAGAACAGGGTTCAAGAAAATCGAAAAAGAATACTGCAAGAGCCATCCAGCGTATGGATTCGTGTGACTCCTCTAACATTGTAAGAAATAAATATACATCTAAAAGGAATTCTGATGGGAATTTGAGCAGTAGTGTTGAACTGTCGTACACTTCAGGTGAAAAGCACTCTCAGGATCTTTCCGCCAGCAGTCGCCTGATGACGAGAGCTCTTAAAGCAGAGGAAGAGACTGATTTCAACGATGCACTGGCCGCAAGCCCGAATTCAATGAAGGCACCTACTGACGATTACGCTGTTATTACAGCTGCTAATGCGCCCATCAGAACTGAACGGTCTCCCGACTGCAGGTCCCTCAGCAGTGCTTCATCCTCGGTAAATCACAGCTCTCCAAAACGGCGTCCTCGGAAGCTGGATAAGAAACTCATTCGCAATGGTTCATTGATTAAGTCCAAGTGTGGGGGCTTCAGTGATCCTGATTTGCAACCTGTTAGCATCAAGGTGGAAAACGTTGTTCCAGATCCATTGTGTTCTTCTCCATCCCCTTCTGTTTCTCCAATGGATGCTTTTCAGGATGTCAAGGAAATAATGTTCAAATCTCTCGAGGATGATAGCAGTAACTCCGAGTCTGCTGCGTTTCAGCCTGATTCCAATTACAAATTCAGTACTTTCCTAATGCTCCTGAAAGACATGCACGATACtagagaaaaggagggaaaaccaCTGGTGcttcctccaccgcctgtcctCATCAAAGAGGAGCCGCTTGTGATCCCTACTTCTGCTGGAGGTGATCCATTGACTAGTCCTCATGACAGTTTCAGTCATGGAATCAAACTGGAAAACGGTCAGTCAGCGAAATCCAAAATCTCCCCAAATACAGCAGCAAAAACCAACAGTCGGTCTAAAGCAATCATGTCGGCTGATACCTACCACTGTAAGGACTTACTGGTTTTGTCTCAGTCGGGCAACTCAGACAAGCAGCGCAGAAAACAAAGACTGCCTGCCAAGCTGAAACTCAACATACCTGGGCTCTCCTCAGACTTGGCGGACATGGCTTACGGCAGGGAGTACGTCAGCGGCCACGCTGACTTGGCGGACGCTGCGGCCGATTCTCTCGTCGCCGCCAGTCTCTCTGCTAGCTACCTCGATAAGAGCTCAGAGTCCCCCGTGGCTCCAAAGAAGCGCTGGCAGGTGGTCGAGGAGGCCGCTGAGACCAAGCCTGACGTTTTGAGCGAGTTGAAGGAGTCTTGCACTGTGAGAGCATCACTGGATCTCGATCTGGCAGCTGAGAAGCACTCGGAGAACGACTCGCGTTCACCAGATACCAGCAGCACGGCCGGTAAGACTCGAGCAGCTGCTGATTAGTTCGTTCACAGCGATGGTAAATCGCTGAGCAACTGATAATTGTTGTTTACTCTCGCACAGGAAATTCAGAGAGCAAGCGTCTCCGGAAACCAACGAAAAGACTCCTGGAATCAACTGAGGAGTATGAACAAATATTTGCCCCAAAAAAGAGAtccaaaaaacacacctcagagTCTTCCAAAATGGTAAAAAAAGAAGacactttttattttgcttCCACAACAAGTAgcaaacatgcacacatttaaatattttttgttcctctttgaAAACATCCTGTTTAATTTCAAAGCGTTTCAACAACTAGATCaagagttttctgtttcagtAGTTTTGCAGTCATTGACACAGTGCTGTGGTTTTGTACCCAGTGCGATGAATTGTAAGGCATCCTAAGAAATGTATTAAATGTCAGTTAAACCTTAGCCAATACTGTTGCCACTGTAGCACAGGTAGAGACGTTCTATGTGTTCAAAATGACGCCTTAGTTTGCTCTCGTGAAGCTCTGTCCACCTGTTTGTGTGCAGCAAGCTTCAGGGATGATGGCACTTCGTGATCCCAGCACCACACCAGACACTGTTACCTCACCCCGGCCTGTAGAGCCCGCCGAGGCTCCGGCAGAGCCGGACCAGAGTCCGGCTCAGAGCCGTCCCTCTCCTGGAGCGCGCTCCATGTCTCCGGACACCACACAGCTCTGCCTTGATACAGGAACCGGGGAAGAAACTGATCTACCTCCTGAATCTGGTAAGAAAGACCTGCAGTTTGTTTGTACTGATAATGCCACTAATTACAGTATAGCTCACTGTGCTTGAACTACAGATGAAAATAAGGATGATCAATATATTTGATTTGTGTTGCAACTCCAGATTTATCAACCCTGGAAAGAAAGAGGCCGAGAAAACTGTCACACAAGGTGCTGGACTGTACCCTAGAAGAAGTAGCTACTGCTCCTGGAAAGAAGAAGGTCGGTCAGGAGGGAGATTTGTCTCAAACCATCTGCCCCTGCCTTATATTTCACACTTATACTAATATTAATCTTTTCACCAGGAGAGTAAGCAGCTCGGTGGAATTGCATCCGATGCGAAGGTGTTGGTCAAGAAGACTCAGGTACGACAGAGatagaaaataataaatgtttctACTTCACGTTCAACCTTACTAAACTCAATCAAATCTGCTATTGATCAGCTGGAGTCTCTGGTGAAAGAGAAGCCTGTGCCCAGCACATCCTCGGCCGCTGTTGCATCCATACAACCGGAGGAGGGGCCCCCCAGCCCCCAGGACTCAAAGACCCCCAGGCAgacggcagaggaggaggcctgCAGcactgaagagaaacagagTGGACACACTGGAACACTAACTCCTAAACAGGAGGTGTGCACGACTGTTCA harbors:
- the nsd1a gene encoding histone-lysine N-methyltransferase, H3 lysine-36 and H4 lysine-20 specific isoform X1, whose product is MNQSYRPGLRVGSVFDSSQPERPHNGLVSTSFGSQCGSARRGSSQASAVQLPTSSLKQPAFLGFGQPDRYLQRRPPDLDHAVSRLDLERDLHPRGSLHCASPISDDDGFEAPTVELPPSPGNDDMESFDTLQDVSRNGFSPHSSDSFEHCSPIPNGYLHFESTLFDSSEIKEEEEDDEGEHANREDLVTFHHSPKLNQARTVTESKSTCNSGTDKRMYKPTVFNLMSKTISELNPTLSPSALPEITMRNEWSAGEESDSDGELTSPVDPGLISPAGTNSNSNSPKKKPIPPVKYLDGDLVWAKFNRRPWWPCQITCDVDQGTHTKMKVPSPRPVRVYFLGTLGEVTERAWVAGNAIFPFEGGHQFEELPVLRRRGKQKEKDYKYTIPKSLLTAWKVSVAEAEYLRTVRQSNSNSALSASVNGEERLPSPLPTETPPEVPSVHPTRSPSPCTSPNGKEHRLFKNSTPLPNKSNTCKKKKKCLSDIFGHIVGGSRESSTITNMTCQTPTATRALKEEPKDSPYADLESVPMLHRPKRTAVSPLLDTNTLVRKEQGSRKSKKNTARAIQRMDSCDSSNIVRNKYTSKRNSDGNLSSSVELSYTSGEKHSQDLSASSRLMTRALKAEEETDFNDALAASPNSMKAPTDDYAVITAANAPIRTERSPDCRSLSSASSSVNHSSPKRRPRKLDKKLIRNGSLIKSKCGGFSDPDLQPVSIKVENVVPDPLCSSPSPSVSPMDAFQDVKEIMFKSLEDDSSNSESAAFQPDSNYKFSTFLMLLKDMHDTREKEGKPLVLPPPPVLIKEEPLVIPTSAGGDPLTSPHDSFSHGIKLENGQSAKSKISPNTAAKTNSRSKAIMSADTYHCKDLLVLSQSGNSDKQRRKQRLPAKLKLNIPGLSSDLADMAYGREYVSGHADLADAAADSLVAASLSASYLDKSSESPVAPKKRWQVVEEAAETKPDVLSELKESCTVRASLDLDLAAEKHSENDSRSPDTSSTAGNSESKRLRKPTKRLLESTEEYEQIFAPKKRSKKHTSESSKMQASGMMALRDPSTTPDTVTSPRPVEPAEAPAEPDQSPAQSRPSPGARSMSPDTTQLCLDTGTGEETDLPPESAPDLSTLERKRPRKLSHKVLDCTLEEVATAPGKKKESKQLGGIASDAKVLVKKTQLESLVKEKPVPSTSSAAVASIQPEEGPPSPQDSKTPRQTAEEEACSTEEKQSGHTGTLTPKQEILPAAVSDGLSSHVDVKGKIGATSLKENVCQVCERTGDLLVCDGHCYGAFHPQCIGLSVAPKGKFLCQECTTGAHSCFVCKQSGGGVKRCMIPLCGKFYHSDCILAYSATQTHNKGFRCPLHVCLSCHITNPLNTCSSKGRLARCVRCPVAYHANDNCMAAGSLVLANNGFLCPNHFTPRKGCKNHEHINVSWCFVCSEGGSLLCCEACPAAFHRECLNIEMPQGSWFCNDCKAGKRPRIKDILWVKWGRYRWWPAEVCLAKDVPNNILRMKHEVGEFPVQFFGSKDFVWTYQARVFPYMEGDTHNIEKMGKGTDAVYKKALAEAAERFRELQAERQMKQLQEDRKNDRKPPPYKHIKVNRPIGKVQIFTADLSEIPRCNCKASDENPCGVDSECINRMLMYECHPQVCAAGDRCQNQAFTKREYTPVEIYRTLSCGWGLRGVSDIKKGAFVSEYVGEMIDEEECRARIRHAQENDICNFYMLTLDKDRVIDAGPKGNQARFMNHSCQPNCETQKWTVNGDTRVGLFALQDIPQGVELTFNYNLECRGNGKTACKCGAPNCSGFLGVRPKNQPAADKMKLREGKRRVSMKRKSKQEVRKEREDECFSCGDGGQIVSCKKPGCPKVYHADCLNLAKRPAGRWECPWHQCDVCGKEAASFCEMCPSSYCKEHREGMLFISKLDGKLSCSEHDPCGPDPLEPGEIREYMPNMTSMRPGALSVPVSNPVVPESRMASSSAAPTSVPAGSPASSRVEPPPRLYINTKTATSSFTPSCKNYLTDSGEGKGFSTPASSRGDREDGEVEDGEVCGLEIEEVEEDDDDDDEDDDEDDDNDMNEMEIVEDEEDDTLFGGHLLEDEEEEEEEEEEENEGEDLCDTWGDYVDEDDDDDDGEVEGDDWGRVEDDEK
- the nsd1a gene encoding histone-lysine N-methyltransferase, H3 lysine-36 and H4 lysine-20 specific isoform X2; amino-acid sequence: MNQSYRPGLRVGSVFDSSQPERPHNGLVSTSFGSQCGSARRGSSQASAVQLPTSSLKQPAFLGFGQPDRYLQRRPPDLDHAVSRLDLERDLHPRGSLHCASPISDDDGFEAPTVELPPSPGNDDMESFDTLQDVSRNGFSPHSSDSFEHCSPIPNGYLHFESTLFDSSEIKEEEEDDEGEHANREDLVTFHHSPKLNQARTVTESKSTCNSGTDKRMYKPTVFNLMSKTISELNPTLSPSALPEITMRNEWSAGEESDSDGELTSPVDPGLISPAGTNSNSNSPKKKPIPPVKYLDGDLVWAKFNRRPWWPCQITCDVDQGTHTKMKVPSPRPVRVYFLGTLGEVTERAWVAGNAIFPFEGGHQFEELPVLRRRGKQKEKDYKYTIPKSLLTAWKVSVAEAEYLRTVRQSNSNSALSASVNGEERLPSPLPTETPPEVPSVHPTRSPSPCTSPNGKEHRLFKNSTPLPNKSNTCKKKKKCLSDIFGHIVGGSRESSTITNMTCQTPTATRALKEEPKDSPYADLESVPMLHRPKRTAVSPLLDTNTLVRKEQGSRKSKKNTARAIQRMDSCDSSNIVRNKYTSKRNSDGNLSSSVELSYTSGEKHSQDLSASSRLMTRALKAEEETDFNDALAASPNSMKAPTDDYAVITAANAPIRTERSPDCRSLSSASSSVNHSSPKRRPRKLDKKLIRNGSLIKSKCGGFSDPDLQPVSIKVENVVPDPLCSSPSPSVSPMDAFQDVKEIMFKSLEDDSSNSESAAFQPDSNYKFSTFLMLLKDMHDTREKEGKPLVLPPPPVLIKEEPLVIPTSAGGDPLTSPHDSFSHGIKLENGQSAKSKISPNTAAKTNSRSKAIMSADTYHCKDLLVLSQSGNSDKQRRKQRLPAKLKLNIPGLSSDLADMAYGREYVSGHADLADAAADSLVAASLSASYLDKSSESPVAPKKRWQVVEEAAETKPDVLSELKESCTVRASLDLDLAAEKHSENDSRSPDTSSTAGNSESKRLRKPTKRLLESTEEYEQIFAPKKRSKKHTSESSKMQASGMMALRDPSTTPDTVTSPRPVEPAEAPAEPDQSPAQSRPSPGARSMSPDTTQLCLDTGTGEETDLPPESDLSTLERKRPRKLSHKVLDCTLEEVATAPGKKKESKQLGGIASDAKVLVKKTQLESLVKEKPVPSTSSAAVASIQPEEGPPSPQDSKTPRQTAEEEACSTEEKQSGHTGTLTPKQEILPAAVSDGLSSHVDVKGKIGATSLKENVCQVCERTGDLLVCDGHCYGAFHPQCIGLSVAPKGKFLCQECTTGAHSCFVCKQSGGGVKRCMIPLCGKFYHSDCILAYSATQTHNKGFRCPLHVCLSCHITNPLNTCSSKGRLARCVRCPVAYHANDNCMAAGSLVLANNGFLCPNHFTPRKGCKNHEHINVSWCFVCSEGGSLLCCEACPAAFHRECLNIEMPQGSWFCNDCKAGKRPRIKDILWVKWGRYRWWPAEVCLAKDVPNNILRMKHEVGEFPVQFFGSKDFVWTYQARVFPYMEGDTHNIEKMGKGTDAVYKKALAEAAERFRELQAERQMKQLQEDRKNDRKPPPYKHIKVNRPIGKVQIFTADLSEIPRCNCKASDENPCGVDSECINRMLMYECHPQVCAAGDRCQNQAFTKREYTPVEIYRTLSCGWGLRGVSDIKKGAFVSEYVGEMIDEEECRARIRHAQENDICNFYMLTLDKDRVIDAGPKGNQARFMNHSCQPNCETQKWTVNGDTRVGLFALQDIPQGVELTFNYNLECRGNGKTACKCGAPNCSGFLGVRPKNQPAADKMKLREGKRRVSMKRKSKQEVRKEREDECFSCGDGGQIVSCKKPGCPKVYHADCLNLAKRPAGRWECPWHQCDVCGKEAASFCEMCPSSYCKEHREGMLFISKLDGKLSCSEHDPCGPDPLEPGEIREYMPNMTSMRPGALSVPVSNPVVPESRMASSSAAPTSVPAGSPASSRVEPPPRLYINTKTATSSFTPSCKNYLTDSGEGKGFSTPASSRGDREDGEVEDGEVCGLEIEEVEEDDDDDDEDDDEDDDNDMNEMEIVEDEEDDTLFGGHLLEDEEEEEEEEEEENEGEDLCDTWGDYVDEDDDDDDGEVEGDDWGRVEDDEK